The following are encoded together in the Vibrio zhugei genome:
- a CDS encoding arginyltransferase, with protein MTSNMQSIRIGLSTQHPCSYLPEEKERLAVALDADMQTTDNFELLLSNGFRRSGDIIYRPHCPHCQACEALRIHTPSTAPSKSQKRLLNKAQSSFHWELKSHMDDNWFNLYARYINARHRSGSMYPPNQENFATFARCDWLNTGYLHVYEHHQLVAIAITDIMNDSASAFYTFFDPDIPLSLGTLCVLYQIEMCKQQQKQWLYLGYQIDECPAMNYKVRFNAHQRLVNQRWQG; from the coding sequence ATGACATCCAACATGCAATCGATCCGAATCGGATTAAGCACACAACACCCGTGCAGTTATTTACCTGAAGAAAAAGAACGCCTCGCGGTGGCTCTCGATGCAGATATGCAGACCACAGACAATTTCGAGTTATTATTGTCCAATGGTTTTCGTCGTAGCGGTGATATTATTTATCGTCCACATTGTCCTCATTGTCAGGCATGCGAAGCGCTACGTATTCATACACCGAGCACGGCCCCCAGCAAAAGTCAGAAACGTTTACTCAATAAAGCGCAGTCGAGCTTTCACTGGGAATTAAAGTCACATATGGATGATAATTGGTTCAATCTTTACGCTCGCTATATCAATGCGCGTCATCGTAGTGGTAGTATGTATCCACCAAATCAAGAGAATTTCGCGACGTTTGCGCGCTGCGATTGGCTCAATACTGGCTACTTACATGTCTATGAGCATCATCAACTGGTTGCCATTGCAATTACAGACATAATGAACGACAGCGCCAGTGCGTTTTATACATTCTTTGACCCAGACATCCCCTTATCATTGGGAACACTGTGTGTGCTCTATCAAATTGAAATGTGTAAACAACAACAGAAACAGTGGCTCTATTTAGGTTATCAAATAGACGAATGCCCAGCGATGAACTACAAAGTACGCTTTAACGCACACCAAAGGCTAGTAAATCAGCGTTGGCAAGGGTAG
- a CDS encoding IS4 family transposase, producing MRFESELATAFKSCNTFHTFEKYAELLSPELIQQGFKQAGVATLRKRRLPLETVLWSIIGMALYRQKSVWDIATQMDIMLPDKKPLVAPSALVQARQRLGADAVKEVFKAVAQHGYETNSFEQWGGLNLFAVDGVVWRTADTLENHQVFETQSNQHRENTYPQIRMVCHMELTSHQLINSAFSGYRTSEMVLAEQLIDSTPDHSLTLFDKGYYSLGLLNRWSQTGTERHWLIPARKDLNYEVLHRSGKNDYRVRLKTTPQSRKKFDELPEFIEARLVSKTIKGKEYRILTSMVDELRFPSDEMVELYRYRWEIELGYREMKQSLLNSQYTLRSKRPDMIEQELWGVLLCYNLIRLGMTAAAKKLDSVWPNQLSFTSCSMAITQFFATLPLTSPGNIPKHYESLLEQMGYFKLPPRREDRTYPRWVKPKPRKYPYKKKNANQLN from the coding sequence ATGCGTTTTGAAAGTGAATTAGCCACAGCCTTTAAGTCCTGTAATACCTTCCATACTTTTGAAAAGTATGCTGAGTTACTATCGCCAGAGCTTATTCAGCAAGGCTTTAAACAAGCTGGAGTCGCCACGTTGAGAAAGCGCCGACTACCACTCGAAACGGTTCTATGGTCCATCATCGGCATGGCACTATATCGTCAGAAGTCTGTCTGGGATATTGCAACTCAGATGGATATTATGCTGCCAGATAAAAAGCCTTTGGTTGCCCCAAGTGCTTTGGTTCAAGCAAGGCAACGTTTGGGGGCTGATGCCGTAAAAGAGGTATTTAAAGCCGTCGCTCAACACGGCTATGAAACGAATTCGTTTGAGCAATGGGGAGGGCTGAATTTATTCGCCGTTGATGGCGTTGTATGGCGAACTGCAGACACGTTAGAAAATCATCAAGTCTTTGAAACTCAAAGTAATCAACATCGTGAAAATACTTACCCTCAAATTAGAATGGTCTGTCATATGGAGTTGACAAGCCATCAGCTCATTAACAGTGCTTTTTCTGGTTATCGAACGAGTGAAATGGTGCTCGCAGAACAGCTCATTGATAGTACGCCAGATCATTCATTAACCTTGTTCGATAAAGGTTATTACTCATTGGGGTTACTTAACCGATGGTCTCAAACAGGGACAGAGCGGCATTGGCTAATCCCCGCGCGAAAGGACTTAAACTATGAAGTGCTGCATCGGTCGGGAAAAAATGACTATCGTGTTCGCCTGAAAACGACGCCTCAGTCTCGCAAAAAGTTCGATGAGTTACCGGAATTTATCGAGGCTCGTTTAGTGAGTAAAACCATTAAGGGAAAAGAGTATCGAATCCTCACCTCTATGGTCGATGAATTACGTTTCCCGAGCGACGAAATGGTTGAGTTATATCGTTACCGGTGGGAAATAGAACTGGGGTATAGAGAAATGAAGCAGTCTCTGTTAAACAGCCAATATACACTGAGAAGTAAAAGACCGGACATGATAGAGCAAGAGCTATGGGGAGTGTTGCTCTGTTACAACCTCATACGATTAGGGATGACAGCGGCCGCTAAAAAACTGGATAGTGTTTGGCCAAATCAACTCAGTTTTACCAGTTGTTCAATGGCTATCACTCAGTTTTTTGCAACTTTACCGCTGACAAGTCCGGGAAATATCCCAAAACATTATGAGTCCTTATTGGAACAAATGGGCTATTTTAAACTTCCACCAAGGCGAGAAGACCGAACTTACCCAAGGTGGGTAAAACCAAAACCTCGGAAATATCCGTATAAAAAGAAAAATGCCAATCAGCTTAACTGA
- the glgA gene encoding glycogen synthase GlgA, which yields MDSNHDQVNIWFVVSEAQGVVKSGGLADVAKALPKALSDLGHQVAIVLPGYQKIAHKADMPVILETELAHWPHTHYQVRQTELDGVTVYLIDCDAYFERPELYAEHNQAYDDNGERFSFFSAASLDVLPKLNIQPSIIHTNDWHTGFVPFLLKTRYRDDAYYANMKSVLTVHNAIFKGLFTYEELECIPELNLTGMEFLRYGAGQVSMLRAGIAFADKVNAVSANYATELLTPLGAHGFVDDFVRRERDFVGIVNGCDYSEWNPATDAFLPQTYHWEAESLRAGKRACKQCLQQKVGLPLRSGVAVFGMVCRLTHQKGFHYLLPIIEQFLHNDVQMVIVGTGDPNIAATLHQLANRYSDKLMFIEAYSNELAHLVEAGGDFFLMPSEFEACGLNQIYSMAYGTLPIVREVGGLKDTVADYDKFPQEATGFGFLEPTPQALLIVMQRALLFYLQSPQAMLEVQQRAMQRDFSWHESAVQYVKMYRNALEQ from the coding sequence TTGGATTCTAATCATGATCAAGTCAACATATGGTTTGTTGTCTCAGAAGCACAAGGGGTGGTCAAAAGCGGAGGGCTAGCCGATGTTGCGAAAGCATTGCCGAAAGCGTTATCCGATTTAGGTCATCAAGTCGCGATCGTTCTTCCTGGCTATCAAAAAATCGCCCACAAAGCGGACATGCCAGTCATTTTAGAAACAGAGTTAGCTCATTGGCCCCACACGCACTATCAGGTACGCCAAACTGAGTTAGATGGGGTGACGGTCTACCTCATCGATTGTGATGCGTATTTTGAGCGTCCAGAGCTTTATGCGGAACACAATCAAGCGTATGACGATAATGGTGAGCGCTTTAGTTTCTTTTCGGCGGCAAGTTTAGACGTATTACCAAAACTCAATATACAACCATCAATCATTCATACTAATGATTGGCATACCGGATTTGTTCCCTTCCTCTTAAAAACTCGTTATCGCGATGATGCTTATTATGCCAACATGAAAAGTGTGTTGACCGTGCATAATGCCATTTTTAAGGGGCTATTTACTTACGAAGAACTGGAATGTATTCCTGAGCTCAACCTCACTGGTATGGAGTTTCTACGTTATGGAGCGGGGCAGGTGAGTATGTTGCGTGCCGGAATCGCTTTCGCCGATAAAGTTAACGCGGTGAGTGCCAATTATGCCACGGAGCTGTTGACGCCTTTGGGTGCTCATGGGTTCGTTGATGACTTTGTGCGTCGCGAACGCGATTTCGTCGGAATTGTTAACGGGTGTGATTACTCGGAGTGGAATCCGGCAACCGATGCGTTCTTGCCTCAAACCTATCACTGGGAAGCGGAGTCGTTACGTGCAGGTAAACGAGCCTGCAAACAGTGTTTACAGCAGAAGGTGGGATTACCTCTGCGCAGTGGTGTCGCGGTGTTTGGTATGGTTTGCCGTTTAACACACCAAAAAGGTTTCCATTATCTCTTGCCCATCATCGAACAGTTTTTACACAATGATGTGCAAATGGTCATTGTCGGGACTGGCGATCCAAACATCGCCGCGACCTTGCATCAACTCGCTAATCGCTATAGTGATAAATTGATGTTTATTGAAGCCTATAGTAATGAATTGGCCCACTTGGTCGAAGCGGGAGGGGATTTCTTCTTAATGCCTTCAGAGTTTGAGGCGTGCGGACTGAACCAGATATACAGTATGGCTTATGGAACGTTACCGATTGTGCGCGAAGTCGGCGGACTCAAAGATACGGTTGCCGATTACGATAAGTTCCCACAAGAAGCGACCGGATTTGGTTTTCTCGAACCCACCCCTCAAGCGTTACTGATCGTGATGCAGCGCGCATTGCTGTTTTATTTACAGTCGCCACAAGCCATGTTAGAGGTGCAGCAAAGAGCAATGCAGCGCGACTTTAGTTGGCATGAATCAGCGGTGCAGTACGTCAAAATGTATCGGAATGCATTAGAACAATAA
- a CDS encoding glycine zipper 2TM domain-containing protein: MKKWIWILVIFPLFANAAYQRNQARPVNKVVFGAVQTVRYISEETVTKSQQHHGGWETLLGAAIGGVIGHQFGSGRGNDLATIVGTAAGAGVGYTQSADPIYRQQDKLVELLIKTHDDKLIDVIQDVDPNMLFGSGDSVRILYFDDGVRVDKEM; the protein is encoded by the coding sequence ATGAAAAAGTGGATTTGGATATTAGTCATTTTTCCACTGTTTGCCAATGCGGCGTATCAGCGTAACCAAGCAAGGCCAGTAAATAAAGTCGTGTTTGGTGCCGTGCAAACCGTGCGCTATATTTCAGAAGAAACAGTGACGAAAAGCCAGCAACATCATGGTGGTTGGGAAACGTTACTCGGCGCGGCGATTGGCGGAGTGATCGGTCATCAGTTTGGCTCAGGTCGTGGTAATGATTTAGCCACGATTGTTGGCACGGCGGCAGGTGCGGGTGTGGGTTATACACAATCGGCGGATCCGATTTATCGTCAGCAAGACAAATTGGTTGAGCTGTTGATTAAAACCCATGACGATAAATTGATCGATGTAATTCAAGATGTGGATCCGAATATGCTGTTTGGCTCTGGCGATAGTGTGCGAATTTTATATTTTGATGATGGCGTGCGAGTGGACAAAGAAATGTAA
- the glgC gene encoding glucose-1-phosphate adenylyltransferase: MAGVLGMILAGGEGKRLMPLTGTRSKPSVPFGGSYRLIDFALNNFVNADLLRIYVLTQFKSQSLYLHLKKGWNVGGITERFIDPIPAQMRDGKRWYEGTADAIYQNLRFVELAEPDEVCIFGSDHIYKMDIRQMLDAHRQSGAELTVSAIRMPVEKASDFGIIEVDMQGRMIGFEEKPAHPKCIPGEPQWALVSMGNYIFNTDCLCRELALDAENPQSNHDFGHDIIPKMYPQGTVYVYDFSTNKIPGERHDNYWRDVGTVEAYWEAHMDLLGDDQKFSLYNRRWPLHTFYPPLPPATFVDSAEQKVKITDSMVSGGSFIHGSDIYKSVLGYRTNIATGCCISESVILGDVKVGAGCTIKRAIIDKDVEIAAGTVIGEDLDADRARFEVSSSGIVVVAKGMKVGF, encoded by the coding sequence ATGGCTGGTGTACTAGGTATGATTTTAGCTGGTGGGGAAGGCAAGCGCTTAATGCCTCTGACGGGAACCAGAAGTAAACCATCAGTACCTTTCGGTGGCAGTTATCGACTCATTGATTTCGCGCTCAATAATTTTGTTAATGCGGATCTGTTACGGATTTATGTGTTAACGCAGTTTAAATCTCAATCCTTGTATTTACACCTAAAAAAAGGGTGGAATGTTGGTGGGATTACTGAGCGCTTTATTGATCCTATTCCAGCGCAGATGCGCGATGGAAAGCGTTGGTATGAGGGCACGGCCGATGCGATTTATCAAAATTTACGGTTTGTTGAATTGGCCGAACCCGATGAAGTGTGTATTTTTGGCTCTGATCATATTTATAAAATGGATATACGGCAGATGCTGGACGCACACCGGCAGTCGGGTGCTGAGCTGACCGTATCAGCCATTCGTATGCCAGTAGAAAAGGCCAGCGACTTTGGTATCATTGAGGTCGATATGCAAGGGCGTATGATTGGATTTGAAGAAAAACCTGCCCACCCTAAATGCATACCCGGAGAGCCACAGTGGGCATTAGTGTCGATGGGCAACTATATTTTTAATACCGATTGCTTATGTCGAGAATTAGCGCTTGATGCGGAAAACCCACAATCTAACCATGATTTTGGCCATGACATTATTCCGAAGATGTACCCGCAAGGAACGGTTTATGTTTATGACTTTTCGACCAATAAAATCCCTGGAGAACGTCATGACAATTATTGGCGTGATGTTGGTACGGTCGAAGCCTATTGGGAAGCACATATGGACTTATTAGGCGATGACCAAAAATTCTCGTTATATAATCGCCGATGGCCATTACATACTTTTTACCCTCCATTACCCCCAGCGACTTTCGTGGATTCTGCCGAGCAAAAGGTTAAAATTACCGATAGCATGGTATCTGGCGGCAGTTTTATTCATGGCTCAGATATTTATAAATCGGTTTTAGGTTATCGAACCAATATTGCCACTGGCTGTTGTATCAGTGAATCTGTTATCTTAGGTGATGTAAAAGTTGGTGCAGGATGTACCATCAAGCGGGCCATCATTGATAAAGATGTCGAAATTGCTGCTGGCACAGTGATTGGCGAAGATTTAGACGCTGATCGCGCGCGTTTTGAGGTGTCATCCAGTGGAATAGTGGTAGTGGCAAAAGGAATGAAAGTTGGATTCTAA
- the aroA gene encoding 3-phosphoshikimate 1-carboxyvinyltransferase, whose protein sequence is MESLTLQPIDIIEGSVNLPGSKSVSNRALLLAALAKGTTRLTNLLDSDDIRHMLAALTKLGVNYQLSEDKTECVVEGLGQPFASEHTLELFLGNAGTAMRPLAAALCLGKGEYVLTGEPRMKERPIGHLVDALRSAGAKIDYLENENYPPLAIHSTGLKGGEVVIDGSISSQFLTAFLMAAPFAQHDTTIVIEGDLVSKPYIDITLDIMGKFGVVVENNQYQTFVVKAGQQYVSPGDFLVEGDASSASYFLAAAAIKGGSIRVTGISKNSIQGDIRFADALEKMGAIIEWGEDYVQATRGRLDAIDMDFNHIPDAAMTIATTALFAKGTTSIRNVYNWRVKETDRLTAMATELRKVGAVVEEGEDYITITPPAVCQHAVIDTYDDHRMAMCFSLVALGSTPVTINDPKCTSKTFPGYFETFTALSRS, encoded by the coding sequence ATGGAAAGCCTGACCTTACAACCCATTGATATTATCGAAGGTAGCGTTAATCTTCCGGGATCAAAAAGTGTATCAAACCGTGCCCTGCTGCTGGCGGCATTAGCAAAGGGGACCACTCGTTTAACCAATTTACTCGATAGCGATGACATTCGTCATATGTTGGCGGCGCTGACCAAGCTTGGGGTGAATTATCAGCTGTCTGAAGATAAGACAGAATGCGTCGTTGAGGGGTTAGGACAGCCGTTTGCCTCTGAACATACGCTGGAATTGTTCCTCGGCAATGCGGGTACCGCGATGCGACCATTAGCGGCGGCTCTGTGTTTAGGTAAGGGTGAATACGTTCTTACTGGTGAGCCGCGCATGAAAGAGCGTCCCATTGGTCATCTTGTCGATGCCCTGCGTTCTGCGGGTGCAAAAATCGATTATCTCGAGAATGAGAATTACCCACCTTTAGCGATTCATAGTACAGGATTAAAGGGCGGAGAAGTCGTTATTGATGGCTCCATTTCCAGTCAGTTTTTGACGGCGTTTTTGATGGCGGCGCCTTTTGCTCAACACGATACAACCATCGTGATTGAGGGCGACTTGGTGTCCAAGCCGTATATCGATATCACTCTCGATATCATGGGCAAATTTGGCGTTGTGGTGGAGAACAATCAATATCAAACGTTTGTGGTCAAAGCCGGCCAGCAGTATGTGTCACCCGGTGATTTCCTCGTGGAAGGTGATGCATCTTCTGCGTCGTATTTTCTTGCGGCCGCGGCAATCAAAGGGGGCTCGATTCGAGTAACGGGCATAAGCAAAAACAGTATTCAAGGGGATATTCGTTTTGCCGACGCGTTGGAGAAAATGGGCGCCATTATTGAGTGGGGTGAGGATTACGTTCAGGCGACACGTGGACGTCTGGATGCCATAGATATGGACTTTAATCATATCCCTGATGCGGCAATGACCATTGCGACGACGGCTTTGTTTGCCAAGGGCACAACCTCGATTCGTAATGTGTATAACTGGCGAGTGAAAGAAACTGATCGCTTAACGGCAATGGCAACAGAATTACGCAAAGTCGGTGCGGTTGTTGAAGAGGGCGAGGATTATATTACCATCACCCCACCAGCGGTGTGTCAACATGCAGTGATCGATACCTACGATGATCATCGTATGGCAATGTGTTTCTCTTTGGTTGCGCTCGGGTCAACGCCTGTAACCATCAATGATCCGAAGTGTACGTCCAAAACATTTCCCGGTTATTTTGAAACCTTTACCGCACTCAGCCGTTCGTGA
- the topA gene encoding type I DNA topoisomerase, translating into MGKSLVIVESPAKAKTINKYLGKDFIVKSSVGHVRDLPTAGQSTGGKKAAPQSTKNLSAEEKARVKKEKERAALIKKMGIDPYHDWEANYQILPGKEKVVSELQKLAKDADNVYLATDLDREGEAIAWHLRELIGGDEERYKRVVFNEITKSAIKQAFDKPGDLNMDGVNAQQARRFMDRVVGFMVSPLLWKKVARGLSAGRVQSVAVKLLVERERSIKAFTPEEFWDIHADTLTSADQAFRLMVAQKDGVAFKPVNEAQANSALAELENANYEVCKREDRPTTSKPSAPFITSTLQQAASTRLGYGVKKTMMLAQRLYEAGYITYMRTDSTNLSQEAVDSVRDYITSEFGDAYLPEKPNVYGSKENAQEAHEAIRPSSVSVIESQLEGMDKDAHKLYALIWNQFVACQMTPAKYDSTTVSVKAADYTLKAKGRILKFDGWTRVQRPLGKNDDQILPAVKVGDELTLQTLEPKQHFTKPPARFTEAALVKELEKRGIGRPSTYASIISTIQDRGYVKVEQRRFYAEKMGEIVTDRLDDSFDDLMNYDFTARMEEKLDQIAEGEVNWKGMLDDFFKDFSQNLSQAELEEEKGGMKPNHMVETDIDCPTCGRKMVIRTASTGVFLGCSGYALPPKERCKTTINLGDEEGVVNVLEEDVETAALRAKKRCPICDTAMDAYLIDETRKLHVCGNNPNCEGYEVEHGEFKLKGYDGPVVECDKCGSDMVLKNGRFGKYMACTNEECTNTRKILRNGDVAPPKEDPVHFPELPCTQSDAYFVLRDGASGLFFAASNFPKSRETRAPLVQELAQYKERLADKFKYLADAPQSDPDGLPTVVRFSRKSKEHYVRTENDGKPSGWTALYIDGKWEVTDKRKKKK; encoded by the coding sequence ATGGGTAAATCACTCGTTATCGTAGAGTCTCCAGCCAAGGCCAAAACAATCAACAAATATCTTGGTAAAGACTTTATCGTAAAATCCAGTGTCGGTCATGTCCGCGATCTACCAACCGCAGGGCAATCGACAGGTGGGAAAAAAGCCGCGCCTCAATCGACTAAAAATTTGAGTGCAGAAGAAAAAGCACGTGTGAAGAAAGAGAAAGAACGTGCTGCGCTCATCAAGAAAATGGGGATCGACCCTTATCATGATTGGGAAGCCAACTATCAGATATTACCAGGCAAGGAAAAAGTCGTTTCTGAGCTGCAGAAGTTAGCAAAAGACGCGGATAACGTTTATCTAGCAACCGATTTGGACCGCGAGGGAGAAGCCATCGCTTGGCACCTTCGTGAGCTCATCGGTGGCGATGAAGAGCGATATAAGCGTGTTGTGTTTAACGAAATCACTAAAAGTGCGATCAAGCAAGCCTTCGATAAACCAGGCGACTTGAATATGGATGGTGTGAATGCTCAACAGGCGCGTCGCTTTATGGACCGTGTGGTGGGCTTCATGGTGTCTCCACTGCTGTGGAAAAAAGTGGCACGAGGTTTGTCCGCTGGGCGCGTACAATCGGTTGCGGTAAAACTGTTGGTTGAGCGCGAGCGTTCAATCAAAGCATTTACGCCAGAAGAGTTTTGGGATATTCATGCTGATACGTTGACGAGTGCAGACCAAGCATTTCGTTTGATGGTGGCGCAAAAAGATGGCGTGGCTTTTAAACCAGTCAATGAAGCGCAAGCGAATAGCGCGTTGGCCGAGTTGGAAAACGCGAATTATGAAGTCTGTAAACGTGAAGACCGACCTACGACCAGTAAGCCAAGTGCACCGTTTATCACCTCAACGCTCCAGCAGGCGGCCAGTACCCGTTTAGGTTATGGTGTGAAAAAGACCATGATGCTGGCGCAGCGACTGTATGAGGCCGGTTATATCACTTACATGCGTACCGATTCGACCAACTTGAGTCAAGAAGCGGTCGACAGCGTACGTGACTATATTACCAGTGAGTTTGGTGACGCCTATTTACCGGAAAAACCGAATGTTTACGGTAGTAAAGAAAATGCGCAGGAAGCTCACGAAGCGATCCGTCCTTCGAGTGTCTCTGTGATAGAGTCACAACTGGAAGGCATGGATAAGGATGCGCATAAGCTGTACGCGTTGATTTGGAATCAGTTTGTGGCGTGCCAAATGACACCCGCGAAATACGATTCAACCACGGTCAGTGTCAAAGCGGCAGACTACACGCTTAAAGCTAAAGGGCGCATTCTTAAATTTGATGGTTGGACCCGCGTACAACGTCCACTGGGTAAGAATGATGATCAGATCTTACCGGCGGTGAAAGTCGGTGATGAATTAACATTACAGACGTTAGAGCCTAAGCAGCACTTTACTAAGCCACCCGCTCGCTTTACGGAAGCGGCATTGGTTAAAGAGCTGGAAAAACGAGGAATCGGCCGTCCTTCAACCTATGCATCCATCATTTCAACCATTCAAGATCGTGGCTATGTGAAAGTTGAACAGCGCCGCTTCTATGCAGAAAAAATGGGTGAGATTGTCACGGATCGTTTAGACGACAGTTTCGATGACCTTATGAACTATGACTTCACCGCGAGGATGGAAGAAAAACTCGACCAGATCGCGGAAGGGGAAGTCAATTGGAAGGGCATGCTAGACGATTTCTTTAAGGATTTCAGTCAAAATCTGTCGCAAGCGGAGCTTGAAGAAGAAAAGGGCGGCATGAAACCCAACCACATGGTTGAGACGGATATCGACTGCCCAACGTGTGGCCGTAAAATGGTGATTCGTACGGCTTCTACTGGGGTGTTCCTTGGATGTTCCGGTTATGCATTACCGCCAAAAGAGCGCTGTAAAACCACCATTAACTTAGGTGATGAAGAAGGCGTTGTGAATGTCTTGGAAGAAGATGTTGAAACGGCGGCGCTGCGTGCGAAGAAACGTTGTCCGATTTGTGATACTGCGATGGACGCGTATCTGATCGATGAAACGCGCAAGCTGCACGTGTGTGGTAACAATCCGAATTGTGAAGGCTATGAAGTTGAGCATGGTGAGTTCAAACTGAAAGGTTATGATGGACCCGTGGTCGAATGTGATAAATGTGGCTCCGATATGGTCTTGAAAAACGGCCGATTTGGAAAATACATGGCCTGTACCAATGAAGAGTGTACCAATACACGTAAGATTCTGCGTAATGGCGATGTCGCACCACCAAAAGAAGATCCAGTTCATTTTCCTGAGTTACCTTGTACTCAGTCTGATGCGTATTTCGTTCTGCGTGATGGGGCATCTGGCTTATTCTTTGCGGCGAGTAACTTTCCAAAATCGCGTGAAACACGTGCGCCATTAGTGCAAGAACTGGCTCAGTATAAAGAACGTTTAGCGGATAAATTTAAGTATCTTGCGGACGCGCCACAAAGCGATCCGGATGGTTTACCCACGGTTGTCCGTTTTAGCCGTAAGTCGAAAGAGCACTATGTGCGTACTGAAAATGATGGCAAGCCTTCTGGCTGGACAGCACTGTATATTGACGGTAAATGGGAAGTAACCGATAAGCGTAAGAAGAAAAAATAA
- the aat gene encoding leucyl/phenylalanyl-tRNA--protein transferase has product MTIYLTELAPDDNTFPSPHDALDEPNGLLAFGDDLTPSRLVSAYRSGIFPWYGPGEPILWWSPAPRAVFDTKTFKPSKSLKKFYKKCGYTVSLNHATSQVIELCAAVRPASETWLNHDMRRAYQALAQQGDCHSVEVWLNGDLVGGLYGIMVGQIFCGESMFSLCDNASKIALWHWCEYFKQLGGQWIDCQVMNPHLASLGAQELPRNLFIDTVLSLRDNLIDRSHLTPRWLSQCPPAKQGKEPE; this is encoded by the coding sequence ATGACGATTTATTTAACCGAACTCGCACCCGACGACAACACATTTCCGTCGCCACATGATGCCTTAGATGAACCCAATGGTTTATTAGCGTTTGGCGACGATTTAACGCCGTCACGCTTAGTCTCCGCCTATCGCTCAGGCATCTTTCCATGGTATGGACCGGGTGAGCCCATTTTATGGTGGAGCCCAGCTCCAAGAGCGGTATTTGATACTAAGACATTCAAACCCAGTAAAAGTCTTAAAAAATTTTATAAAAAATGCGGCTATACCGTCAGTTTAAATCACGCAACCTCTCAAGTGATTGAGTTATGTGCAGCGGTGAGACCCGCAAGTGAAACATGGCTCAACCACGATATGCGTCGCGCCTATCAAGCACTGGCTCAGCAAGGCGATTGCCACTCGGTTGAAGTCTGGCTCAATGGTGACCTCGTCGGAGGCCTATATGGCATTATGGTTGGACAGATATTCTGCGGCGAATCCATGTTCAGTTTGTGTGATAATGCATCCAAAATTGCGCTCTGGCATTGGTGTGAGTACTTTAAGCAATTGGGCGGGCAATGGATCGATTGCCAGGTCATGAATCCGCACTTGGCCTCGTTGGGCGCTCAAGAGTTACCCAGAAACCTTTTTATTGATACCGTGCTCTCATTAAGAGACAACCTCATTGACCGTTCGCACTTAACACCCCGTTGGCTGAGCCAGTGTCCACCAGCAAAACAAGGCAAGGAGCCAGAATGA
- a CDS encoding DUF2498 family protein has translation MSQKIAIPKSDLLMIANQALHDHDQYVEGIYATDVEEKNDVLIFKGDCFLDHQGLPTTKTNTVFNLFKFLAHELSTKFTIQEK, from the coding sequence ATGTCACAAAAAATAGCGATACCCAAAAGCGACCTATTAATGATTGCGAATCAAGCACTGCACGACCATGACCAATATGTAGAAGGGATCTATGCCACGGATGTAGAAGAAAAAAATGACGTTCTTATTTTTAAAGGCGACTGCTTTTTGGATCATCAAGGCTTACCGACCACCAAAACGAACACCGTATTTAATCTCTTTAAATTTTTAGCCCATGAGCTATCGACAAAATTCACTATTCAGGAAAAATAA